The following are encoded together in the Amyelois transitella isolate CPQ chromosome 6, ilAmyTran1.1, whole genome shotgun sequence genome:
- the LOC106131133 gene encoding beta-1,4-mannosyltransferase egh, which produces MFKGRVKHLLHCLSFLSFIFISLVLTGAINLNATEKVTVDPWETYGIYGTVLLYVLRLLTLLTIPQVLCNFFGLIFFNAFPGKVKLRGSPLLAPFICIRVVTRGDFPKLVRENVTKNMNLCVDAGMEHFMIEVVTDKVINLPKHNRVREVVVPSEYKTKTGALFKSRALQYCLEDNVNALEDTDYIVHLDEETLLTDNCIRGILNFVLDGQYQFGQGLITYANENIVNWITTLADSFRVADDMGKLRFQFYMFHRPLFSWKGSYVVTQVGAEKKVSFDNGLDGSVAEDCYFAMKAYSQGYTFNFVEGEMWEKSPFTLWDFIQQRKRWIQGILLVVHSKEIPVMHKIFLAISCYSWVTLPLSTSNIFLAAVCPIPCPYILDIVCGFIGAVNIYMYIFGVIKSFPVYRFGPFKFCLFVCGALATIPFNIIIENIAVIWGVLGKKHKFYVVNKEIKIPVTV; this is translated from the exons ATGTTCAAAGGAAGAGTAAAACATTTACTGCATTGCctttcatttttatcatttatattcATATCACTTGTGCTTACTGGagctattaatttaaatgcaaCAGAGAAAGTAACTGTTGATCCATGGGAAACCTATGGTATTTATGGGACAGTGCTGCTGTATGTGTTAAGGCTACTGACATTGTTGACAATACCACAGGTCCTCTGTAACTTTTTTGGACTGATATTCTTCAATGCATTCCCTGGCAAAGTGAAACTGAGAGGGTCCCCATTACTAGCtccttttatttgtataagagTGGTCACTAGGGGTGATTTTCCAAAACTTGTAAGagaaaatgtaacaaaaaatatgaacttATGTGTGGATGCTGGAATGGAGCACTTTATGATTGAAGTTGTCACTGACAAAGTCATAAATTTGCCAAAACACAATAGAGTAAGAGAGGTGGTTGTTCCATCAGagtataaaactaaaactggAGCCCTCTTTAAGTCTAGAGCACTACAGTACTGTCTAGAAGATAATGTTAATGCATTGGAAGATACAGATTATATTGTACATCTTGATGAAGAAACTCTTTTAACTGATAACTGTATCAGAGGAATATTGAATTTCGTATTAGACGGTCAGTATCAGTTTGGACAAGGTCTTATCACTTATGCCAATGAGAATATTGTAAACTGGATAACCACTCTTGCAGACAGCTTTCGTGTGGCAGATGATATGGGAAAACTGAGATTTCAGTTTTATATGTTCCATAGACCACTTTTTAGTTGGAAAGGATCATATGTTGTAACACAG GTTGGTGCTGAAAAAAAGGTGTCATTTGATAATGGATTGGATGGATCCGTGGCTGAAGACTGTTATTTTGCTATGAAAGCTTATTCACAAGGTTATACATTTAACTTTGTTGAGGGTGAAATGTGGGAAAAGTCACCTTTTACACTGTGGGACTTTATCCAACAGAGGAAAAGATGGATTCAGGGTATACTGTTAGTGGTTCACTCTAAGGAGATACCTGTAATGCACAAGATATTCCTTGCAATATCATGCTACTCCTGGGTGACTCTACCACTTTCAACCAGTAATATTTTTCTGGCTGCTGTATGTCCAATTCCTTGCCCATACATTCTTGATATTGTTTGTGGTTTTATAGGTGCTgtgaatatttatatgtatatttttgggGTCATTAAGTCTTTTCCTGTCTACAGGTTTGGACCATTTAaattctgtttgtttgtttgtggaGCATTAGCCACCAttccatttaatattataattgaaaatattgctgTTATTTGGGGAGTGTTaggaaaaaaacataaattttatgttgtgAATAAGGAAATAAAGATTCCGGTGACTGTTTGA